The Humulus lupulus chromosome 4, drHumLupu1.1, whole genome shotgun sequence genome has a window encoding:
- the LOC133832733 gene encoding uncharacterized protein LOC133832733: MTPFQAVYGRSPPRIPTYIRSSSSIQAVDDDLLARDALLRRLKVHLQQAQNRMSQQANKKRQDISFAIEDLVLLKLHTYRQSTVAARLNSKLCRRYFGPFPVIGHAGLVAYKLGLPPTSHIYPVFHVSLLKPFVGPHPVTNYPLPELSHVNQPLLLPAAILAGRVIRHRDSFIKQVLVQWSHCTPEDATWENFTAFCDLYQLTDLEDKVLFEPDGSDSHDPVVLDQQHISTRAKQWIKEAQDPTLEVAQDDTKHDIKPTGEEDSTQENPRTSETVYGAGHEAEQGSMGRGMRKCGSQVG; this comes from the coding sequence ATGACTCCTTTTCAGGCTGTTTACGGGCGTTCTCCTCCTCGCATTCCGACGTATATCCGGAGCTCTTCTTCAATCCAAGCGGTGGACGATGATTTACTCGCCCGGGACGCCCTCCTACGCCGCCTCAAAGTCCATTTACAGCAAGCACAGAACCGCATGTCTCAGCAAGCTAATAAAAAGCGCCAAGATATCAGCTTTGCCATCGAGGACTTGGTTCTTCTCAAACTCCATACGTATCGCCAATCCACGGTAGCTGCTCGTTTGAACTCTAAGCTATGTCGTCGATATTTTGGCCCTTTTCCGGTCATTGGTCATGCGGGTTTGGTGGCCTACAAATTGGGTTTACCCCCAACGAGTCATATTTACCCCGTTTTTCATGTCTCGCTGCTTAAGCCGTTCGTGGGGCCCCATCCAGTCACTAATTATCCTTTGCCTGAGTTGAGCCACGTCAATCAACCGTTGCTACTGCCCGCAGCGATTCTAGCTGGCCGTGTGATTCGTCATCGCGACTCCTTCATTAAACAAGTTCTCGTTCAATGGTCCCACTGCACTCCTGAAGATGCGACTTGGGAAAACTTTACGGCCTTCTGTGATCTTTATCAACTTACcgaccttgaggacaaggtcctTTTCGAGCCGGACGGTAGTGATAGCCACGACCCAGTGGTACTAGACCAACAACACATTAGTACAAGGGCCAAACAATGGATAAAGGAAGCCCAAGACCCAACTCTGGAAGTAGCCCAAGATGACACCAAACACGATATCAAGCCGACAGGAGAGGAGGACTCAACGCAGGAAAACCCAAGAACCAGTGAGACTGTATACGGAGCCGGTCACGAAGCCGAGCAAGGGAGTATGGGGCGTGGGATGAGAAAATGTGGAAGCCAAGTTGGTTGA